From one Lysinibacillus sp. G4S2 genomic stretch:
- the gatC gene encoding Asp-tRNA(Asn)/Glu-tRNA(Gln) amidotransferase subunit GatC codes for MAKLTKEEVKHVANLARLAITEEEAEKFAEQLGKITDFAEQLNELDTTNVEPTTHVLPLVNVMREDVATKGLDREVMMLNVKEQEDGQVKVPAIM; via the coding sequence ATGGCAAAATTAACAAAAGAAGAAGTTAAGCACGTTGCAAATTTAGCGCGTCTTGCAATTACAGAAGAGGAAGCAGAGAAATTTGCTGAGCAGCTTGGGAAAATTACAGACTTCGCAGAGCAATTAAATGAGTTAGATACAACGAATGTTGAACCGACAACTCATGTTTTACCACTAGTAAACGTAATGCGTGAAGATGTGGCAACAAAAGGCTTAGACCGTGAAGTAATGATGTTAAACGTAAAAGAACAAGAAGATGGTCAAGTAAAAGTACCAGCTATCATGTAA
- a CDS encoding heptaprenylglyceryl phosphate synthase gives MDYLEWRHVFKLDPAKDISDEALERICESGTDVIIVGGTDGVTLDGVLDLLVRVRRFEVPIALEISAIDSVTPGYDYYFIPTVLNSDDPKWIKNLHHEAIKEYGDIMVWDELVAEGYCILNPACKVAEVTNAKTDLSIDDVVAYARMAENFFRLPVFYIEYSGTYGDMEVVSAVKNELKNTRLFYGGGITSAKQAAEMAKYADTVVVGNIIYEDLKAALATVKAVKNNI, from the coding sequence ATGGATTATTTAGAATGGAGACATGTGTTCAAGCTAGACCCAGCTAAAGATATTTCAGATGAGGCACTAGAAAGAATTTGTGAATCAGGTACAGATGTTATTATAGTTGGCGGAACAGACGGTGTAACTTTAGATGGTGTATTAGATTTGCTTGTGCGTGTAAGACGCTTTGAAGTACCGATAGCGCTTGAAATTTCTGCGATTGATTCGGTAACACCAGGCTATGACTATTATTTCATTCCAACCGTGTTAAATAGTGATGATCCAAAGTGGATTAAAAATTTACATCATGAAGCCATTAAGGAATATGGAGATATTATGGTGTGGGATGAATTAGTTGCTGAAGGTTATTGTATTTTAAACCCGGCCTGTAAAGTAGCAGAAGTAACGAATGCGAAAACGGATTTATCAATTGATGATGTTGTTGCCTACGCACGAATGGCAGAAAATTTCTTTAGATTACCTGTATTTTATATAGAGTATAGCGGTACTTATGGTGATATGGAGGTTGTAAGTGCTGTAAAAAATGAACTGAAAAATACGCGACTGTTTTACGGTGGTGGCATTACATCTGCTAAGCAGGCAGCGGAAATGGCGAAATACGCAGATACCGTAGTGGTTGGTAATATTATTTACGAAGATTTAAAAGCTGCACTTGCGACTGTTAAGGCTGTAAAAAATAATATATAA
- a CDS encoding CamS family sex pheromone protein — translation MKSFRLIPAIVAAAMLVGCVPTKEKDTELTKETQQEKAETTIIPSYKIDDSYYRTLTPYKKSASRGLVVSNIFTKYDMKEVETGLMRLSQNEFDTEDYYFQEGQYLAESTVTEWLKRSSQGKEGLNPPTTDSMPAEERAKKAPIYLSHIVEQNYLTKTDDDKVKLGGISIGLALNSIYYYQKEKYGEYYEEPIPEAKLIEEGKKMAAEIVSRLRTRDELKDVPIVVGLFKQKARNDIVPGTYFSYGVAKAGENDIADWKAIDEEYVLFPTAESEDVYRDVSNNFKNFKQDVDKYFSNYTSVVGTGFYQNKKIQKLTIEIPIQFFGKAEITGFTQYLTGVLINQFDNINVEVSVTSMNGPEALIIKKANEKEPLVHIY, via the coding sequence ATGAAGTCATTTCGACTCATTCCAGCAATTGTCGCTGCTGCAATGCTAGTCGGCTGTGTGCCTACTAAAGAGAAGGACACAGAGCTAACAAAGGAGACGCAACAGGAGAAAGCGGAAACAACGATTATTCCAAGCTATAAGATTGATGATTCTTACTATAGAACGCTAACTCCTTATAAAAAAAGTGCTAGCAGAGGATTAGTAGTTTCAAATATTTTTACAAAATATGATATGAAGGAAGTAGAAACAGGTTTAATGCGTCTTTCTCAAAACGAGTTTGATACAGAAGACTACTACTTCCAGGAAGGGCAATATTTAGCGGAAAGTACAGTGACCGAGTGGCTGAAGCGCAGTTCACAAGGTAAGGAGGGGTTAAATCCTCCAACGACGGACTCAATGCCTGCAGAGGAACGTGCGAAGAAAGCCCCAATCTATTTATCACATATTGTTGAGCAAAATTATTTAACAAAAACAGATGATGATAAAGTGAAATTAGGCGGTATTTCGATAGGACTTGCCTTAAATTCTATTTACTATTATCAAAAAGAAAAGTATGGGGAGTACTATGAGGAACCAATTCCAGAGGCTAAGCTTATTGAGGAAGGAAAGAAGATGGCTGCGGAAATTGTGTCCCGCTTAAGAACTCGTGATGAATTGAAAGATGTACCGATTGTAGTAGGTTTGTTTAAGCAGAAAGCTCGCAATGACATTGTTCCAGGAACGTATTTTAGCTATGGCGTAGCAAAAGCTGGAGAAAACGATATTGCTGATTGGAAAGCTATTGATGAAGAGTATGTACTGTTCCCAACGGCTGAATCAGAGGATGTATATCGAGATGTTAGCAATAACTTTAAGAATTTCAAACAAGATGTAGATAAATATTTTTCTAACTATACTAGTGTGGTAGGAACAGGTTTCTATCAAAATAAAAAAATTCAAAAGCTAACGATTGAAATCCCAATCCAATTCTTCGGTAAGGCTGAAATTACTGGCTTTACTCAATATTTAACAGGTGTTCTAATCAATCAATTTGATAATATTAACGTTGAAGTAAGTGTTACCTCGATGAACGGTCCAGAGGCACTAATCATTAAAAAAGCCAACGAAAAGGAACCACTCGTCCATATATACTAA
- the gatA gene encoding Asp-tRNA(Asn)/Glu-tRNA(Gln) amidotransferase subunit GatA: MTLFERSAKELQADIKAGNLTIADLTKEAYERVAKLDGDVQAFLASNEEKATAQAAEMDKVPFEERGPLFGLPIGVKDNIVTEGLETTCASKILEGFMPIYDATVVNKLREAGMVTIGKLNMDEFAMGSSNENSYYKTTKNPWNLNHVPGGSSGASAAAVAAGEVPFSLGSDTGGSIRQPAAYCGVVGMKPTYGRVSRFGLVAFASSLDQIGPITRNVEDNALLLEAIAGLDANDSTSADVEVPNYVAALTGDVKGLRIAVPKEFLGEGVGEAARQSVLEALEVLKGLGATVEEVSLPHSKYALAAYYILSSSEASSNLSRFDGIRYGFRAENVNNLMDLYKETRAQGFGDEVKRRIMLGTYSLSAGTYDAYYKKAQQARTLIKADYDKVFEDFDVIIGPTSPTPAFKIGENVDDPMTMYANDILTIPMNLAGVPAISIPCGFENGLPLGLQIIGKYFDEATIYRVAHAFEQATEFHKQVPQIWEGK, from the coding sequence ATGACGTTATTTGAACGTTCAGCAAAGGAGCTACAAGCTGATATTAAAGCGGGTAACCTAACAATCGCTGATTTAACAAAAGAAGCATACGAACGTGTGGCGAAGCTTGACGGAGATGTACAAGCTTTCCTTGCTTCAAACGAAGAAAAAGCAACTGCACAAGCAGCTGAAATGGACAAAGTGCCATTTGAAGAGCGTGGACCACTTTTCGGTCTACCTATCGGTGTAAAAGACAACATCGTTACAGAAGGCTTAGAAACAACTTGTGCTTCTAAAATTCTAGAAGGCTTTATGCCAATCTATGATGCAACAGTAGTTAACAAGCTACGTGAAGCAGGTATGGTTACTATCGGTAAATTAAACATGGACGAGTTTGCAATGGGTTCTTCAAACGAAAACTCATACTATAAAACAACAAAAAATCCATGGAACTTAAACCACGTACCAGGTGGATCTTCAGGTGCGTCTGCAGCAGCAGTAGCAGCAGGTGAAGTACCATTCTCACTTGGTTCTGATACAGGTGGTTCAATCCGTCAACCAGCAGCTTATTGCGGTGTTGTAGGGATGAAGCCTACATATGGTCGTGTATCGCGCTTTGGTTTAGTGGCATTTGCATCTTCTTTAGATCAAATCGGGCCTATTACACGTAATGTTGAAGACAACGCTCTATTACTTGAAGCAATTGCAGGTTTAGATGCAAACGATTCAACTTCAGCAGACGTAGAAGTACCAAACTACGTAGCAGCCCTTACAGGTGACGTAAAAGGCTTACGTATCGCCGTGCCAAAAGAATTCCTTGGTGAAGGTGTTGGCGAAGCAGCACGTCAATCAGTGCTTGAAGCATTAGAAGTATTAAAAGGCTTAGGTGCTACAGTGGAAGAAGTATCACTTCCTCACTCGAAATACGCACTTGCAGCTTACTATATCCTGTCTTCTTCTGAAGCGTCCTCTAACCTATCTCGTTTTGATGGTATCCGCTATGGTTTCCGCGCAGAAAACGTTAATAACTTAATGGACCTTTATAAAGAAACACGTGCACAAGGCTTTGGTGATGAAGTAAAACGTCGTATCATGCTTGGTACTTACTCACTAAGTGCAGGTACGTATGATGCTTACTACAAAAAAGCTCAACAAGCACGTACACTGATCAAAGCAGACTACGACAAAGTATTCGAAGACTTTGACGTAATCATTGGACCAACTTCTCCTACACCAGCATTTAAAATTGGTGAAAACGTCGATGATCCAATGACGATGTATGCGAACGATATTTTAACGATTCCAATGAACCTAGCTGGTGTACCAGCCATCTCAATCCCATGTGGTTTTGAAAATGGACTGCCACTAGGCTTACAAATTATCGGTAAATATTTCGACGAAGCAACAATTTACCGTGTAGCTCATGCTTTTGAACAAGCAACGGAGTTCCATAAACAAGTTCCTCAAATTTGGGAGGGAAAATAA
- the pcrA gene encoding DNA helicase PcrA: MEQLTKNLLAGMNPEQENAVKTTEGPLLIMAGAGSGKTRVLTHRIAYLVIEKEVYPSKILAITFTNKAAREMRERIDGILGNGTGDSMWVSTFHSMCVRILRRNIDQLGISRNFSILDSTDQLSVVKNVMKDENIDTKRFEPRAILNAISSAKNECIAADDYAGQINENNPYEKTIARVYKGYEKRLRRNQSLDFDDLIMITITLFKRVPEVLEYYQNKFQYIHVDEYQDTNKSQYLLVQMLAKKFKNICVVGDSDQSIYRWRGADIGNILSFEKDYPNAKAIMLEQNYRSTKRILQAANDVIQNNTTRYPKELRTENAEGEKIVLYKAYNEQEEAQFVVQTIQQHIQKENRSFDDFAILYRTNAQSRVMEEVLVKSNMAYQIVGGTKFYDRKEIKDLLAYLRLIANNDDDLSLARIINEPKRSIGATSFEKMARYAIEQDRSIFDAMNDLVFMGLTGKAANSAEQFYAMIKGFTEMQEYLSVTEIVEQVIDKSGYRAMLQNEKTIEAESRLENIEEFLSVTKAFEERSEDKSLVAFLTDLALIADIDALDKEDASKGNIILMTMHAAKGLEFPIVFIIGMEENIFPHSRSLDDMDEMEEERRLCYVGITRAEERLYLTSAQSRTIFGRSSYNNASRFLREISEDITESISKGGAKPEVPFATSNRSAGGYQKRTLGAVQKTQSATSRLQTTGGDQYGWKAGDKAIHKKWGTGMVVSVKGEGDSTELDIAFPQPIGIKRLLAQFAPIEKA, from the coding sequence ATGGAGCAGTTAACGAAAAATTTATTAGCAGGTATGAACCCTGAGCAGGAAAATGCGGTAAAAACAACTGAAGGACCGCTTCTCATTATGGCGGGTGCTGGATCGGGGAAAACGCGTGTATTAACACATCGTATTGCATATTTAGTAATCGAAAAAGAAGTATATCCATCAAAGATTTTAGCAATCACATTTACAAATAAAGCGGCCCGTGAAATGAGAGAGCGTATAGATGGCATTCTTGGTAACGGAACTGGTGATAGTATGTGGGTGTCAACATTCCACTCGATGTGTGTACGTATTTTACGACGTAATATTGATCAGCTTGGGATATCACGTAACTTTTCAATTTTAGATTCCACCGATCAGCTATCAGTTGTCAAAAATGTTATGAAGGATGAAAATATTGACACGAAGCGTTTTGAACCACGTGCCATTTTAAATGCGATTAGTTCAGCAAAAAACGAATGTATAGCTGCGGACGATTATGCAGGTCAAATCAATGAAAATAATCCTTACGAAAAAACGATTGCCCGTGTTTATAAAGGTTATGAAAAAAGACTACGCCGCAATCAATCCCTCGATTTCGATGATTTAATTATGATAACTATTACATTGTTCAAGCGTGTACCAGAAGTGCTTGAATATTATCAAAATAAATTCCAATACATTCATGTAGATGAGTATCAAGACACAAACAAATCCCAATATTTACTAGTTCAGATGCTTGCTAAAAAATTTAAAAATATTTGTGTTGTAGGGGATTCAGACCAATCGATCTATCGTTGGCGTGGTGCGGACATTGGTAATATTCTGTCATTCGAAAAAGATTATCCAAATGCTAAGGCCATTATGCTTGAGCAAAATTATCGTTCGACAAAACGCATCCTACAAGCGGCAAATGACGTCATTCAAAATAATACAACACGTTATCCAAAAGAACTGCGTACAGAAAATGCAGAAGGTGAAAAAATCGTATTGTACAAAGCGTATAACGAGCAAGAGGAAGCACAATTTGTTGTACAAACAATCCAACAGCATATTCAAAAAGAAAATCGTTCATTTGATGACTTTGCGATACTCTATCGTACAAATGCTCAGTCTCGTGTGATGGAGGAAGTGCTTGTTAAGTCCAATATGGCTTATCAAATAGTTGGTGGTACTAAGTTCTATGATCGTAAAGAGATTAAGGATTTACTTGCCTACTTGCGCCTAATTGCCAATAATGATGATGATTTATCGCTCGCACGTATTATTAATGAACCAAAACGTAGTATTGGTGCTACTTCCTTTGAAAAAATGGCGCGCTATGCGATTGAACAAGATCGCTCTATTTTTGATGCCATGAATGATCTTGTGTTCATGGGGCTTACAGGGAAGGCTGCTAATTCAGCTGAGCAATTTTATGCGATGATTAAAGGTTTTACAGAGATGCAAGAGTATTTATCGGTGACAGAAATTGTAGAGCAGGTTATTGACAAATCTGGTTATCGTGCAATGCTACAAAACGAAAAGACGATTGAAGCAGAAAGTCGCTTAGAAAATATTGAAGAGTTTTTATCAGTAACTAAGGCTTTTGAAGAGCGTAGTGAGGACAAGAGCTTAGTTGCCTTTTTAACAGATTTAGCGCTAATTGCAGATATTGATGCACTTGATAAAGAGGATGCATCGAAGGGCAACATTATTTTAATGACGATGCATGCCGCAAAGGGCTTAGAATTCCCAATTGTCTTTATCATCGGAATGGAGGAAAATATCTTCCCGCATTCTCGTTCACTTGATGATATGGATGAAATGGAGGAAGAACGTCGCCTTTGTTATGTGGGCATAACGCGCGCAGAGGAACGTTTATATTTAACGAGTGCACAAAGTCGTACGATTTTTGGTCGTTCAAGCTATAACAATGCATCACGCTTTTTACGTGAAATTTCGGAGGATATTACAGAATCAATATCCAAAGGCGGTGCGAAGCCTGAAGTTCCGTTTGCTACTAGTAACCGTTCGGCAGGAGGCTATCAAAAACGTACACTTGGAGCGGTTCAGAAAACACAATCTGCGACATCTCGTTTACAAACAACTGGTGGAGATCAATATGGCTGGAAGGCCGGTGATAAGGCAATCCATAAAAAATGGGGAACAGGTATGGTTGTCAGTGTAAAAGGTGAGGGTGATAGTACAGAGCTAGATATCGCCTTTCCTCAGCCTATTGGCATTAAACGATTACTGGCACAATTTGCACCTATTGAAAAAGCGTAA
- a CDS encoding YerC/YecD family TrpR-related protein: MQIEKIRGHQTDQLFKAVLELKDIEECYKFFDDLCTISEIQSLAQRFEVAHLLRLKKTYESIKKETGASTATISRVRRCFDYGNDTYDEMLGRLYPDEKPFQAPKE, from the coding sequence ATGCAAATCGAAAAAATTCGAGGGCATCAAACAGATCAATTATTTAAAGCAGTGTTAGAGCTGAAAGACATCGAAGAATGCTATAAGTTTTTTGATGATTTATGTACGATTAGTGAGATTCAATCGCTGGCACAACGCTTTGAGGTTGCACATTTACTACGTTTAAAGAAAACCTACGAATCCATTAAAAAGGAAACAGGTGCAAGTACAGCAACTATTTCACGTGTACGTCGTTGCTTTGATTATGGGAACGATACATATGATGAAATGTTAGGTCGTTTGTATCCAGATGAAAAGCCGTTTCAAGCACCAAAAGAATAG
- the ligA gene encoding NAD-dependent DNA ligase LigA codes for MNEIEQRIVELNKLLHEYGHAYYVLDKPVVADSVYDQLLHELIALEEANPSLIYPDSPTQRVGGAVVEGFKKVTHDYPMLSLSNAFNEEDLREFDRKVRQAIGDNFSYVCELKIDGLAISLKYENGVFVQGATRGDGVVGEDITTNLKTIRAIPLRLKEPITIEVRGEAYMPKKSFKKLNAQRVENGEELFANPRNAAAGSLRQLDPKIAASRQLSTFIYAIGGDGEAYGIDGHAEMLDYLEGLDFPSNKERQRCSTIEEVLAFIDKWTENRPNLAYEIDGIVIKVDRYAQQDELGYTAKSPRWAIAYKFPAEEVVTTLLDIDLTVGRTGIVTPTAILAPVQVAGTTVQRASLHNEDLIRDKDIRLGDTVIIRKAGDIIPQVVGVILEQRPEDSVPYVMPENCPVCDSELIRIEGEVALRCVNPACFAQIAESIKYFVSRNAMNIDGLGDKVVEQLLRADLIHDVSDLYHLTEERLVELERMGEKSATNLVNAIQASKENSMERLLIGLGIRHVGEKAAKIVSEEFGTMEAVMAATEEQLVAIHEIGDKMASSLVEYFLNEDARAVIGRLAEVGVNMTYKGKKIEVAVGDNPFAGKTIVLTGKLEQLTRNEAKAKIEELGGIVTGSVSKKTDLVIAGAEAGSKLTKAEQLGIEVWNEDSLIEQLNLVQ; via the coding sequence ATGAACGAAATAGAACAGCGTATCGTTGAGTTAAATAAATTGTTACATGAATATGGCCATGCCTATTACGTGTTAGATAAACCTGTCGTAGCCGATAGTGTTTATGACCAACTATTACACGAACTTATTGCATTAGAGGAAGCAAATCCGTCACTAATTTATCCAGACTCACCGACTCAGCGTGTTGGAGGAGCGGTGGTAGAAGGTTTTAAAAAAGTGACACATGATTATCCTATGCTAAGTCTATCAAATGCTTTTAATGAAGAAGATTTGCGTGAATTTGACCGTAAAGTGCGTCAAGCGATCGGTGATAACTTTTCCTATGTTTGCGAGCTGAAAATAGATGGTCTTGCCATTTCTTTAAAATACGAAAATGGCGTTTTTGTACAAGGGGCAACGCGAGGAGACGGAGTTGTAGGAGAAGATATTACAACAAATTTAAAAACGATTCGAGCAATACCTCTTCGATTGAAGGAGCCTATCACAATTGAAGTTCGTGGTGAGGCGTATATGCCTAAAAAATCATTTAAAAAATTAAATGCTCAACGTGTTGAAAATGGTGAAGAGTTATTTGCCAATCCGCGTAATGCGGCTGCTGGCTCTTTACGGCAGTTAGACCCTAAAATAGCAGCGAGTCGTCAGCTATCAACCTTTATTTATGCGATTGGGGGAGATGGTGAGGCTTATGGTATCGACGGTCACGCAGAGATGCTCGATTATTTAGAGGGACTAGACTTCCCTTCAAATAAAGAGCGTCAACGCTGTTCAACGATAGAGGAGGTACTAGCCTTTATCGACAAATGGACTGAAAATCGTCCGAATTTAGCCTATGAAATTGACGGTATTGTCATTAAGGTGGACCGCTATGCACAGCAGGATGAACTTGGTTATACGGCAAAGAGTCCACGTTGGGCAATTGCCTATAAATTCCCTGCTGAAGAAGTAGTCACAACATTACTTGATATTGATTTAACAGTAGGGCGTACAGGGATTGTTACACCAACTGCCATTTTAGCACCTGTTCAAGTGGCAGGTACGACTGTTCAACGTGCATCGTTACACAATGAGGATTTAATTCGAGATAAAGATATTCGACTAGGAGATACAGTCATTATCCGTAAAGCTGGAGACATAATTCCACAAGTTGTAGGTGTAATACTAGAGCAGCGCCCTGAGGACTCGGTTCCATACGTAATGCCTGAAAATTGTCCTGTTTGTGATAGCGAACTTATTCGTATTGAAGGTGAAGTGGCATTGCGTTGTGTAAATCCTGCATGTTTTGCACAAATTGCGGAGAGCATTAAATATTTTGTCTCACGTAATGCAATGAATATTGATGGTCTTGGTGATAAGGTTGTTGAGCAATTATTACGTGCAGATTTAATTCATGATGTCTCTGATTTATATCACTTAACAGAAGAACGACTTGTTGAGCTTGAGCGTATGGGAGAAAAATCTGCAACGAATTTAGTAAATGCTATTCAGGCCTCCAAGGAAAATTCGATGGAGCGTTTACTAATTGGACTAGGTATACGACATGTTGGGGAAAAAGCAGCGAAAATCGTTTCCGAGGAATTTGGAACGATGGAAGCGGTTATGGCAGCAACAGAGGAGCAACTGGTAGCAATCCATGAGATTGGTGATAAGATGGCTTCCTCGCTTGTCGAGTATTTTTTAAACGAGGATGCACGTGCAGTCATTGGTCGCCTTGCTGAAGTAGGCGTCAATATGACGTATAAAGGTAAAAAGATAGAGGTAGCTGTAGGGGATAATCCTTTTGCAGGTAAAACAATCGTATTAACTGGTAAACTTGAGCAATTGACACGTAACGAAGCAAAGGCGAAAATAGAAGAGTTAGGTGGTATTGTTACAGGCAGTGTCAGCAAAAAAACTGACCTTGTCATTGCGGGAGCAGAAGCGGGTTCTAAACTAACAAAAGCCGAGCAATTAGGTATTGAAGTTTGGAATGAAGACAGCCTGATTGAACAACTTAACCTCGTCCAATAA